In Deltaproteobacteria bacterium, the sequence CGCGATCGCGGGCGCGGCCGGAGCCGACAGGGCCCGCGCGACGCGCTCGGCGCGCGCGAGCCGGCGCAGCGCCGCCTCGACCGCGCCGGCGACCGCGAGCGCGACGAGGACGGCCACGACCAGCGCGGCGACCGCGGCGGCCATCGCGACGGCGACGATCAGGCCGCGGTGTTGTCGCAGCGCGAGCGCCCGCGCCGTTGCGACATACGTGCCGCCGAGGCTGGCGGCCGCCGACGGGACCAGCGCGATCGCGGTCGCAAGCGGTGCGAGCGCCGCGCGCGGGTCCCGCTGTCGTCGCGCGCGGTGCGCCTCCGCGGCGCGGCGCCACAGCGTGCCGACGTAGCTTTTGCGCCACAGCGCCCAGCCGGCGGCCCCGAGTGCGGCGCCGACGACCGCGGCCGCCACCGCGTACAGCGCCGCGGCCAGGGCGACCGCCCGCGCGCGGTCGGCCCACGCCGGCACGAACTGCGCGAGTGCGGCGCCGCTCCACAGGGCGTCGATCGCGCCCGCGCCCGCTCCCGCGATGGCGCCCGCGACCAGGCCCCCGGCGGTCGCGCGCGCTGCCGCGTGTCGGGTCGTGCCGGCCATGTGGCTCGTAGCGTACCGAAAACTGAGGGCTCGGGCAGTCGGCCGGCCGCCGGTCGATCACGTGTCGGCGGGCGCGCGCGCCAGCGCGGCCGCCAGGTCGCCGAGCGTCTCGTTCGGCGCACCGATCAGCTCGGCCGGGCGCACGTCCTCGAGCCCCCACTTGCACACGCGGCCGCGCGTCACCGCGAACCCTCCGCCGTCGATGCGGCCGACGATTCCGTAGCCGCCTGCCAGCTCGGCCACCTCGTGTGCCACGACGTCCTCGGGCGCGCCGCTGATGTCCAGTTCCACGATGCCGCGCTCGCAACTGAGCGCGAGCCGGTAGCCGAGGACGCGGCGCTCGACCAGCAGCACGTTACCGAGCGGGCTTTCGTAGATCGGCTCCCACGCATCGAGCGCGCCGCGTTGGGCGAGGTTCTTCCACGACAGGTAGTACAGGTACGGTTCGTCGATGCGCCGGGCCATCAAGCCGACGTGACTGACCGTGGCGTCGACGAAACCGCGCAGGTGCAGGGCGGTGACCGCCGAGCGATCGTCCGGGCACCACCACGCGCCCGGCTGATGGGGCGTGCAGCCGAGAAACAGGCTCTTGGCGCTCGACCCCCATAGCCACTCGGACACGGACATGGCGACCTCCTGGGCGCTGCCGGCGTCCGCGAGCCGCCGGTCGCCGGTCCACAGCAGCGTGTTGCCCGGAAGCCGGTGGATGGAGTCGAAGTGAAAGTAGCGCCCCTCCCACGGTGGCTTCAGAGTGAGTTTGGCCCCGACCTTCATCTGGGTGACCGCGTCGAGGTCGTCGGGCACCGCGATGTGGGTCTCGCCTCGGGGGTCGAGCGCAATGAACAGAATCCCGCGCGGCGTGAGGCCGCGTTTGCGCAGGTCTTCGAGCCCGAGGAACACGGCGGCGGGGTTGTGAAAGCGATAGACGCGGGCCGGGATCACGAGTCGAGCACCTCGCGGAGAACGCCGAGCAGACGCTCTTCGGTAAACGGTTTGGCGATGAATGCGATGTCCCGGTCGCCGATGCGACCGGGCACGGTGGCCGTTGCATACCCGCTCATGAGCACCGCGTGCAACCCCGGCCGCCGCGCGATCGCGCGTTCGATCACGTCGATCCCGGATGCATCCGGCAGCATCAGGTCCGACAATACGAGCTGAATGTCGCCGGCGTCGCGGTCGAGGGCCGACAGCGCATCCTCTGCGCTGCCCACGGCGATCGCGCGGTAGCCGGCGCGGTCGAGCACGTGGGCGATGACCGCGCGCACGCGCGCGTCGTCCTCGACCAGCAAGACGGTCTCGCCGGCACCTTGCAGGCGGACGGCCGGGATCGTGCGGCTGCGGCGCTCCGGTTCTTCCGTGGCCGGCAGGTAGATCGAAAACTGCGTGCCGCGTCCGATCTCGGATGCGACCTGGATCGCGCCGCCGGCCTGATCGACGATGGCGCGCACCGTCGCGAGTCCGAGGCCGGTGCCCTTGCCCTCGGGTTTCGTGGTGAAAAACGGCTCGAACGCCTGCGCCACGACCTCGGGCGCCATGCCGACGCCGGTGTCCTCCACGGACAGGCGCACGCACCGCGAGGGTTCGATTCCGAGCGAGCGCGCGTCGTCGGGCGACAGGGGGGCGTTGGCCGCGGTCACGCGGATCTCCCCGCCGTCCGGCAGCGCGTCGCGCGCGTTGACGACGAGGTTGACGACGAGTTGTTCGAGCTGCCCGCGGTCCATCTTGACAGGCCACAGGTCGTCGGCGGCCGACACGGACAGCACGACGTTGTCCGGTAGGGTGCGGGCGAGCAGTCGCTGGACCGCCGCGAGGACGTCTCCAACCGACAGCACCTCGGGGGCCACTACCTGCTTGCGGCTGAACGCCAACAGCTGGCGGGTGAGCGCGGCCGCGCTGCGGCCGGCGTCGACCACGTTGGCGAGGTACGCGCGCAGGTCCGCCGGCGCATCGACGTCCTCGGCTACCTGCGCGGCGAGTTGCGCGTAGTTGAGAATGACGACCAGCAAGTTGTTGAAGTCGTGAGCGATGCCGCCGGCCAGCCGGCCGACCGCCTCCATCTTTTGCGCCTGCACGAGCTGGCGCTGGGTCTCGTCCAGCTCCTGGGACAGCGCGGTCGTCGCCGCGCGCAGGCGCCGCTTGTCAGCCGCGTTGCGCAGCTTGACCCGCAGGTCGTTGACGTCGTCGAACGGCTTGAGCACGTAGTCGTAGGCGCCGACGTGCAGCGCTTCGATCGCCGAGTCGAGCGAGGCGTAGCCCGTCATCAGGATCGTCTCGCAGTCGGGTTGGTCCGCCTTGATCGCCCGCATGACGTCGAGGCCGGAGCCGTCCGGCAGGTTCTTGTCGACCAGAGCGACGTCGATCGGTGCGTACGCGCGCGCGCAGGAGATGGCGGTGGCGACCGTGTCCGCGAGGACGACTTCGCACCCGTCTTGCGCGAGCACGGTCTCGAGCAACATCTGGACGACCTTCTCGTCGTCGACGACGAGCACGCGGACGGGATCGGCCGTCGGTTGCAACGGGGTCGTCATGGTCGTGCGCCAACCGGTACGACAGCGTACCATAGGGTCACGGAGAGCCTGCCGTTTGGGGGTGCGCCCAAAACTCGTCGTCATCGTCCTGTTCGTCGCGCTCGTGCCATTGGCCGTGTCCGCGTTCACGGCGCTGCGCGTCCATCGCGCGGCGTTCGACCGCGAGGTGGCGGCGCGCCAGCGGGATGCGGCGCGCTACGGCGCGGCCCTCGCGAGCGCGGCCCTCGACGACGCGCGCCGCACGTTCGCGGCGGCGGCGCGCCCGATCCCGTGGGGCGAGCTGTCGGCAGACGAACTCGCCGGAGCGGTGTCCCTCGTGTACCAGCAACGTGACGACGTGGTCGTGGCTCAACTGCTCGACGAGGCTGGCGACGGCGTGGGGCCGGCCGCATACGTGGACGCGCGAGCAGCGGCCGGCGGGGCGCACGCCGCGCACCCCGCGGCGACCGGTGCATTGCTCGAGCGCGTCGCGGCCGCCATCCCGGTCGGCGCGCGCCAGCGCGACGAGGTGGCCGTCGGCGCTCCGTTTGCCGGGCCGCACGGGCGCACGTACGTCGCGTTGGCCGTGCCGGTCGCCGGGCCGGCGGGCCGGCCGTGGACGCTCGCGGTGGCGATCGACCTGGCGCCGCTTTGTGCTGCGCTGCAGGGCGCGCCGTCGGACGGCCTGCAGATGGTGCTGGCCGACCGCGACGGCCGCGCGGTGTGCCACGCGCCCGGCGCGCCGCCGCTGGCGCCCGTGGCCGACGTGGTGCGGCGTGCCGCCGGCGGGCAGTTGGTTTCGTTCGACGGTCCGACCGGCGAGCGGCTGGTCGCCGCGGTTGCCCCCGCGGCGTTGGGCTGGTCGGTGATCGCGCAGCAGCCCGCCGCGCGCGTGAGCGCGCCCGCGCGCACGATGCGCGCGCGCACCTGGTACTGGCTCGCCGTCAGCGCCGTCGTGGCGGTGGTCGCGGGGCTGGTGCTCGCGCAGGGGATCGTCGGCCCGGTGCGCGCGCTGCGCGCGGGCGCGGGCGCGCTGGCGAGCGGCGATCTGTCGCACCGCATCGCCGTGACCGGGCGCGACGAGTTGGCCGAACTGGCCCGGGCGTTCAACGACATGGCCGCGCAGATCCAGGCGCGCGACGACGAGATTCGCCGGTGGAACCGCGAGCTGCAGCAGCGCGTCGACGAGCGCACGCGCGAGCTGCGCGAAGCGCAACGGCAACTGTTGCAGTCGCAGAAGATTGCGGCGGTGTCGTCGTTGGCGGCCGGCATCGCTCACGAGATCAACAACCCGCTCACCGGCGTGCTCGGGCTCACGCAGGTGCTCCGGGCCCAGGCGCCAGAGGCGCAGCGCCCCACGTTCGACATGATCGAGCGCGAGGCCCGTCGCATCCGCGACATCGTGCAGACGCTCCAGGGCTTTTCGCAGGAGTTCGCAGGCGA encodes:
- a CDS encoding response regulator, yielding MTTSFGRTPKRQALRDPMVRCRTGWRTTMTTPLQPTADPVRVLVVDDEKVVQMLLETVLAQDGCEVVLADTVATAISCARAYAPIDVALVDKNLPDGSGLDVMRAIKADQPDCETILMTGYASLDSAIEALHVGAYDYVLKPFDDVNDLRVKLRNAADKRRLRAATTALSQELDETQRQLVQAQKMEAVGRLAGGIAHDFNNLLVVILNYAQLAAQVAEDVDAPADLRAYLANVVDAGRSAAALTRQLLAFSRKQVVAPEVLSVGDVLAAVQRLLARTLPDNVVLSVSAADDLWPVKMDRGQLEQLVVNLVVNARDALPDGGEIRVTAANAPLSPDDARSLGIEPSRCVRLSVEDTGVGMAPEVVAQAFEPFFTTKPEGKGTGLGLATVRAIVDQAGGAIQVASEIGRGTQFSIYLPATEEPERRSRTIPAVRLQGAGETVLLVEDDARVRAVIAHVLDRAGYRAIAVGSAEDALSALDRDAGDIQLVLSDLMLPDASGIDVIERAIARRPGLHAVLMSGYATATVPGRIGDRDIAFIAKPFTEERLLGVLREVLDS